A window of Pseudoalteromonas sp. MEBiC 03607 genomic DNA:
CTACTTTACCATCTAAACGAGCAATATTTTTTGCGACGTTTGCTGCACCACCGGCTTTGTCTTCAAATTTACTCACTTTCACAACCGGGACCGGTGCTTCAGGTGAAATTCGCCCAGAATCGCCATGCCAGTATCTATCTAGCATGACATCACCAACAACTAAAATACGTGCCTTTGAAAGGTTTTTTAGTAACGCTAAATCCATTACTTTTGCTCCGCTACAACCATATCGATGGCTTCACATAGCCAATGCCCGATGAACATGTGGGCTTCTTGAATACGTGCGGTTTCATCATTTTTAATAATAATAGGTAACTTAGCGATGTCTTTTACTTTGCCACCATCTCGGCCTGTTAATGCTACGGTAAAAGCGCCGATTTCATTAGCAGCAGCAAGCGCTAAATTAATATTAGGGCTAGTACCCGAGGTGGTTAAGCCAATAACCAAATCATCTGGCTTACACAGGGCCTGAACTTGGCGCTCGAATACAGTATCAAAGTGATAGTCATTGCTGTGCGCTGTTAAAATTGAGGTATCAGTAGTCAGTGCGATTGAAGCAAGTGGACCGCGCTCTAATTTATAACGCACCACAAACTCAGCAGCTAAGTGCTGTGCATCTGCCGCACTTCCGCCGTTACCAAACCAAATGACTTTGCCACCCGCTTGCAAAGCACTGTGACATGCTTCAAGTAATTGCATCACTTCTGGGTGGTAGGTCTCCATCGTTTCAAACAACATTTGATGGCGATTTAAACTTTCGAGGTAGCTTGCCGCTACAGAATCAAGATTAGACATATAAATTCCTTAAAAAGTATTAACGGCTTACTTACCAAAAATAGGCAACAGATAACCACGTATAGTTATCGCCAAATACATCTTCGCCATAGGTAAGAGTTGTCTCTAATGTATGCTCGTTTAATTGGCGTGTATTGCTTAATTGCAGTTCAACGGCACGCTCATAATCTCCGGTCGTTTGACCCCACTCATTTAGGTAATTACTTTCGTTTTCTATCAGTGTGAGTTTACTGCGCCAAAGTGAGCGGTAGTTTTCACTATAAGTTAACTCCATGCTGTGCACTTGCGTCGGTGGCGCATCAGCATAAACTCTCGCAACACCATTGGCATGTAACTCAGTATAACG
This region includes:
- a CDS encoding SIS domain-containing protein is translated as MSNLDSVAASYLESLNRHQMLFETMETYHPEVMQLLEACHSALQAGGKVIWFGNGGSAADAQHLAAEFVVRYKLERGPLASIALTTDTSILTAHSNDYHFDTVFERQVQALCKPDDLVIGLTTSGTSPNINLALAAANEIGAFTVALTGRDGGKVKDIAKLPIIIKNDETARIQEAHMFIGHWLCEAIDMVVAEQK